In the Marinobacter sp. Arc7-DN-1 genome, GGTCTCCATATCGCGTCGCGCGATCCGCTGACTGACAATCTCCAGCTCCGGATAGGCGTCCAGACGCGTCATAAGCCGGGGCAGAAAGGTGGATTCCAGAATATCCCTCAGCCCCAGCGAATAAGTCTTGCGCTGGGTTACCGGATCAAAGGCATGAAACTGGTTTACCGCGCCCTGAATCTGGGTCAGGCCCGGCCGCATGGATTCCAGGAACCGCCTGGCCAGCGGGGTGGGCACCATCTGATTGCCCTGCCGCGTGAACAGCGGATCATCAAAATGGTCCCGGAGCCGGGACAGGGAATGGCTCACGGCCGGCTGGGTCAGGTGCAGCGCCCGGGCTGCGCGGGTCAGGCTGCCCTCCCGGTAGATGGTGTCGAAAACGTGCAACAGGTTCAGGTCCAGGCGATTCAGGGCCATCAGCAGGGTCCGTTTTTGGGGAATTGGGAATAAGCACGGTTAATAATAAACGATAAGAATAATTCAGTCGCGTAATAGTTAAGTCACCTCTAGACTGGTCTCAACGTGATTATTCCCTGCACGCCACCGTGCAACAGTCAGCGAGGATACGGCGATGGATTTCAGTATTTCCGAGAAGGGCCAGGATTATCTCAACCGCGTGAAACAGTTCATGAAGGATGAGATTTTTCCCGTTGAAGAGCAGTACCACAAGGAGCTTGCCTCCCTGGATAACCGCTGGGTTGTGTTGCCGATCATCCGGGAACTGAAGGAAAAGGCCAAAGCCCAGGGCTTGTGGAACATGTTTTTCCCGGACGAGAAATACGGTTGTGGCCTGCTGAACTCGGATTACGCCCTCATTGCGGAAGAAACCGGGCGTAGTTTCATCGCGCCGGAGATCTTCAACTGCAACGCGCCGGACACCGGCAATATGGAAGTGCTGATCCATTACGGCTCTGAAGAGCAGAAAGCCGAATGGCTGCCGCGATTGCTCAGCGGCGAGATCCGCTCCGCCTTCTGCATGACCGAGCCGGCTGTCGCATCTTCCGATGCCACCAACATGGAAGCAACCGCCGTTGTTGAAGGCGATGAAGTGGTTCTGAACGGCCGCAAATGGTGGAGCACCGGCATCGGCCATCCGGACTGCAAGGTGGCCATTTTCATGGGCCTGACGGATCCGGATGCCCACAAGCACCGCCGTCATTCCATGGTGCTGGTGCCGCTGGACGCCCCGGGGGTAAAAATCGAACGAATGCTGCCGGTGTTCGGTGAGTACGATGAGCCCTACGGCCATGGCGAAGTGCTGTTCGATAACGTTCGCCTGTCCCGGAGCGCATTCATTGCCGGCCCGGGACGTGGGTTTGAAATCGCCCAGGGCCGTTTGGGGCCGGGGCGCGTACACCACTGCATGCGCGCCATCGGTGCGGCAGAGCGCACCCTGGAGCTGTTGATCAGGCGGGCGACCACCCGTGAAGCGTTCGGGCGCCCGATCGCCAAGCTGGGCGGCAACCCGGACATCATAGCTAATGCCCGTATGGCCATCGAGCAGGCCCGCCTTCTGACCCTGAAATGCGCCTGGGCGCTGGATACCAAGGGCATCATGGGGGCGCTGCAGGAGGTCTCGATGATCAAGGCGGTGATTCCGTCCATGTTGCAGACTATTGTTGATCAGGCCATCCAGATTCACGGTGGTGCCGGCGTCAGCGATGACGACTTCCCGCTGACGCAATTGTTCGCCTATGCTCGTGTTTTGCGTTTGGCTGATGGGCCTGATGAGGTGCATCGCGCCATGGTGGCCCGGTTGGAACTCCGGAAGTACAAATCCTGATCAGTATTCGACATTTGGTGCCGGGATCGGGAGGGGACAGGTTTCTGAAACACGCTCCTTGCGGCACATCCCTGTGACGCTTGGGCTCCGCCATCCATGGCTCCGCACAGTTTCAGAAACCTGTCCCCACCCGATCCTGCAAACATTCGGATTGGATTCTGAACAGCTTGCACATAAGTCTGGGAGCTGATGCCGGGTAGAGCTTTCCAAAACCTTGCGGAGCCATGGATGGCGGAGCAGAGCTTACATGGACGTATTCACAGCGTGTTTTGGAAAGCTCTACCCGGTAGCAGCTCTTGCACCGAACGTGACATAAAGCTAGCGCGAACTAAAACGGAGAGAACCACACATGACACAACGAGTATTCATAACCGGCGGAGCCAGCGGTCTCGGTCGGGCGATTGCATTGCGGTACGCCAAAGAAGGCGCCAGAGTCTGCATCGGCGACATTAACCCGGAGCAGGGGGTTGGCGTTGAGAAAGAGATTACCGCAGCCGGAGGCGAGGGCTACTACGTCGAGTGCGATGTTCGACGCCTGACCGACTTCGAAAAGGTCCGCGATGATCTCGTGAAGAAATGGGGTGGCGTTGATGTGGTGGTGAACAACGCCGGTGTGGCGTCTGCCGGTTCCATCGAAGATACCGCCATGGCGGACTGGGAGTGGATTCTCAATATTAACGTGCTGGGTGTCGTTCGTGGCTGCAAGGCGTTCACGCCCCAGTTCAAGAAGCAGGGTTCCGGCACATTTGTGAACATCGCCTCCATGGCGGGCCTGATGCTGGCACCGCTGATGGATAGCTACAACGTTTCCAAGGCCGGGGTTATTGCGCTGTCTGAGACCCTGAGTCAGGAGCTGCGGGACGACGGCATCCATGTAAGCTGTGTCTGCCCGGCGTTTTTCCAGACCAATCTGGCCAGCAGCATGCGCTCGGACCTTCCCGGAATTCAGCAAAATGTGAACAAACTGATGAAGCGTTCCAGTATTACCGCTGGGGATGTGGCTGAGGACGTTGTAAGGTCAGTGCAAGACAAGAGTTTCTGGGTGCTGCCCCACGCCAAAGAGCGCCGCATGTGGATGCTCAAGCGGCACGCGCCCAAGGCCTTTGACTGGCTGATGCATCAGGAAAGCAAGCGCTGGATGAGCAAGATGGGCGGTAAGGCCAAGGCCTGAACCCAACACATGAACAAGAGGAGAGCCCTGAATGACCCAGATTGATGAGGCGATGGATATCCGTGAAGGCGAAGAGCTGGATATAGCCGCTGTAGACCGGTTCATGAAACAGGCCATTCCTGACCTCGCAGGCGAGCCGGACATTCGCCAGTACCCAGGCGGTGCCTCTAACCTGACCTACCAGGTGGATTACGGCGACCATTCCTACGTTCTCCGTCGGCCCCCGTTCGGCAAGATCGCCAAATCGGCCCACGATATGCTGCGTGAGGCAAGGGTGATGCAGGCTCTGAAGCCGGTCTATCCTTACGTGCCCAACATCATTGCCATTTGCGATGATCACGACGTGCTGGGCTGCGATTTCTACGTGATGGAGCGCCTGAAAGGCATCATTCTGCGCCAGGATTTCCCGAAGGACTTTGAGCTCAGTGAGGCGGACACCCGCAAGCTCTGCCTGAACGTGATTGGCAAGCTGGTGGATCTGCACTGTGTGGACACCAGGGCGGCGGGCCTGGATAAGCTGGGTAAGGGCGAGGGCTATGTGCAGCGCCAGATTGGCGGCTGGAGTGATCGCTTCCGCAAGGCCCGCACGGAGGATGTCGGTGACTTTGAGGCGGTGATGGGCTGGCTTGACGACAAGATGCCGGCGGACACTGCCCAGGTGGTGATCCACAACGATTTTCGCTTTGACAACGTGGTGCTGAACCCGGACAACCCGTTTGAAGTGATTGGCGTTCTGGACTGGGAAATGGCCACCATCGGCGACCCGTTGATGGACCTGGGTAACAGCCTGGCCTACTGGATCGAGGCGGATGACGAGGGGCCGTTCCAGATGCTGCGCCGGCAGCCCACCCATCGCCCGGGTATGCTGACCCGCAAGGAAGTGGTGGATTACTACATGGAGCAGTCCGGTTTCAAAGCCGACAACTTCGACTTCTATGAGATCTACGGTCTGTTCCGCCTGGCGGTGATCATCCAGCAGATTTACTACCGTTTCTATCATGGCCAGACCAGAGACAAGCGCTTTGCGGCCTTTGGTCATGCCGCCAATTATCTGGAGAAACGCTGCCAGCGACTGATTTCGGAGAGCGCCCTGTAATGGCAACCATCTATCTGGTGCGCCATGGCCAGGCCAGTTTCGGGAAAGAGAACTACGACCAGCTCTCGCCCTGCGGGTGGGAGCAGGGCCGGGTTCTTGGTCGCTGGTTTGCCGGAAAGGTTGAGCCTGCGGCGGTTTTTGGTGGCGATCTGGAACGACATCGTGAAACGGTCGAGGCCATCACCACCGGATACGGGACCGAGTTGCCGGATATGCAGGTGGTACCGGGTTTCAACGAATTCGACCACATCACGGTAGTGGCCCGTTATCGCCCGGAGTGGAATGACCGTGCGGTGATGGCCAGAGACCTCAAGGCCTTCCCGAAGCCGGCCAGAGCCTTCCAGGAGGCCTTCGTGCAGGCAGTGCGCCGCTGGGTATCCGGCGAATTCGACCATGAGTATGACGAGAGCTGGCCTGAGTTCAAGGCACGGGTACTGATCGCATTCGAGGAGATGATTGAGTACGCCGATGGTGGCGATGTGCTGGTGGCAACCTCTGCTGGTCCGGTTTCGGTGATTGCCCAGCACCTGCTCGGGCTGGACGATGCCAAAGCGCTGGGGCTGAACGAGGTGATCGCCAACACCAGCGTCACGCGGGTCCTGTATTCAGGCCCCCGGCGCAGCCTGGCCGTGTTTAACAACTACAGCCACCTGGAAGCGGACGACCCCGCCCTGGTGACATTCCGATAATGCATTGAGGTGAACGAATGAGCAGCAAGAACCTGTTTGATCTGACGGGCAAGGTTGCCCTGATTACCGGCGCCAGTCGTGGCATCGGCGAGAATATCGCCCGCACTCTGGCTGATTACGGTGCCCACGTGATCGTCAGCAGCCGCAAGATTGACGGCTGCGAAGCGGTCGCCAGCAGCATCCGTGAAGCCGGCGGCAGCGCCGAAGCCCACGCCTGCCATATCGGGGAAATGGATCAGATCGAAAGCATCTGGGCGCACATCGAGCAAACCCACGGCAAGCTGGACATTCTGGTTAACAACGCGGCGGCGAATCCCTATTTCGGGCCGGTGGAGGACACCGACCTGGGCGCGTTCAACAAGACCGTGGATGTGAATATCCGGGGCTACTTTTTCATGTGTGCCCGCGGTGCCCGGATGATGAAAAAAGCCGGTGGCGGCTCCATCGTGAACGTGGCCTCGGTGAACGGTGTGAACCCGGGGCACTTCCAGGGCATTTACTCGGTGACCAAGGCTGCGGTCATTTCCATGACCAAGTCCTTCGCGATGGAGCTTGGCCAGCAGAAGATCCGGGTGAACGCTCTGCTCCCCGGCCTGACAGACACAAAGTTTGCCAGTGCCCTGACAACGAACGACGCAATCAAGAAACAGGCCATGGCCCACATCCCCATGAAGCGGGTAGCCGACCCGAGTGAAATGGCGGGTACGGTACTGTATCTGGTATCTGAGGCGTCCAGCTACACCACCGGTGCCTGCATCAACGCAGACGGCGGTTATCTCACTATCTGAATGGCCCGGGGTCAGATGAAAGCGTTCATCTGACCCCTCTTTCACGGGAGGTCGTGTTCAGCTTTCAGGCTGGCGAACAGGTGCCTACTGAATGCTGGTTTCAGAAGCGCCGGAAGAAGCGTGTGAAATCGCTGTGCCCGTCGGCGGCCTGAAATGCAGTGAATACAGAATGCGGTCCAGCACCGCCTGGCCATTCCACGCCGGGTCATTATTGACCATGCCCACCACAGCCCAGGTCGTGTTATTAGCATCGCGAGTGAAGCCGGCGATCGATCTTACATTCTCCAGATAGCCAGTTTTGATGCGGCCTTCGCCATCCATGCCGGTATTGCGAAGGCGGCGCGCCATGGTTCCGTCCATGGCAATGATTGGCATCGAGGCCATCAGGTCTGCCGAGTAGGCGCTGTTCCAGGCGTGTTGCAATATCTGGGCGCCCTGGCGGGCGGTGATGCGGCCGTGCCGGCTGAGCCCGGCGCCGTTATCGATCACCATGCCGGCAGTGTTGATGCCTTTGCCTTCCAGCCATTCGTAGATCACCCGAATGCCGGCTACCCGGTCATCGTTTTCGTCTTCCAGCCGGTTTTGGGCACCAATGGTAAGCAACAGCTGGCGGGCCATAACGTTGCTGCTCCATTTATTGATGTCTCGCACCATGGACACCAGATCCGGCGAAGTGGTTTTCAGCACCAGCCTTGCGCCTTCCGGGGTAACGCCATTGAGGTTGCCACCGGAAATGACCACGCCCATGTCCGTCAGAAGTGAACGGATCAACGATGCGGTGTACTGCTCATGGGGTAACAGGGACATGTATGTCGTGGTACGGCAGCCCTGAGGCAATTCGCCGGTTACGCGCACGGTAACCCGCTGGTCATCATGGAAAACAGGCTCCCACTCAAAACTGTGACGGGAGGGGCACGGCCCTTCGGCCGTCGCAACGACGCGGTTGTCGATCACTAACTCACTCAGTGAAGGGGTGCTCCAGGCCTGGGTGCCCCGTTCATCCGCCCGCACCTGAAGGTGCATCAGGTTCAGGTTGGTCAGATAAGCGGAAGGCTCAACGAGGAAGGGCGCATGGGGATTGTCACCATTGTCTTCGAAGCCTGGGAAACCGCCATCCACTTCAAAATAGCTGCCATCCAGCACCAGGTCCCCTTCGATTCTGGTAATGCCCATGCTCCGCAAATCCCTCAGGGTCGTCCAGAGTCGCTCAATGGTGAGCTTGGGGTCGCCGCCAAAGCGGACATAGAGATTGCCTTTCAGGGTGTCGCCGACCATGGTCCCGTCAGTCAGGAAATCGGTGTCCCAGCGATGGTTGGGGCCGAGAACTTCCAGCGCGGCAAAGGTTGTAACCAGCTTCATGATGGAACCGGGACTCATGAGCGTATCGGCATTGATGTACTGGTTAATGCCGGGGCCATTCAGGGGGATGGCTGCCATGCTCATGGCATTCTCATTGTGGAGCGATTCCTGGGCGTAATCCTTGAGTTGGCTGGTCCAGAGACGGTTGCCGGAGAAACCAGTATCATCGGTTTCGGCAGTTGCAGTCAGAGGAGATGCAATCAGGGCACAAACCGCCACCGATACCAGCGCTGAACGTCGGAATCCAAGACACGTTTTTCCTGCACTGTCAGAGCGCTGCATTCCCCGAATTTCCATGGTTGCCGTCCAATGAGTTCCTATGGCTAAACAATAGCCTATCTTTTCTGGTTGTACTATGCAGAAAAGCTCTACATGACGTTAAAAAATGCCAGTAGTGTCGTTGTTTGTATTGAACTTTTGTGACTCAATGTAAGTGCCCTTGTGAATCATGGAGTTAGGTGGACAAAAATTAACTAATGTCATGCATGGCACCCGGGAGCCAATGGAAAATCGTCAGATTGCGTGATAATGACGTGGTCTCCAACAGAAGGTTTGTTTATGTCCAATATGCTGTTTCGCAACATTCACGTGCTGGGTTCGGTCACCACTTCGTCGCTGACGGCGTGGCGCGGTTGCCTGGTGGTGAAAAAGGTACCTCAGCCGGAAAAGCCGATCGTGCTCTATGATATGGAAGGCTGCCCCTATTGCCGCAGGGTCCGGGAGGCCCTGACCGCCCTGAATCTGGATGTGGAAATCCGCCCCTGTCCGAAGGGTGGTTCGGTGTTCCGGGCGCAGGCGGAGGCTCTGGGTGGCAGCCAGCAGTTCCCGTTGCTGGCGGACCAGAACACGGGGGCGGTGATGTATGAGTCCGAGGAGATTATTGAGTATCTGTTCCGCCAGTATACCGGGCGGCCGGTGCCCAAATATTACCGTGACCGGGTCTGGCAGCCGGTTCTGGGCTCGGTGGCATCGGTGGCCAGTGCCATGAGGGGGCTTCGGGTTAGCCCCGGGAAGCGGCCGGAGCAGCCTTTGCATCTCTGGAGCTTTGAAGGTAGCCCGTTCTCGCGGCTGGTGCGGGAGCGGCTGTGCGAGCTGGAGATTCCGTACACTTTGCACAATCTGGCCAAGGAGCACTGGACGGAAATCGGGCCGGCGAAGCAGCGGATCAAGCCTGGGCCTTATACGCCGATTCCCGGTGGCAAACGGGATGCGTTCTTTCAGGTGCACAAGCGGGTTCAGGTGCCTTATCTGGAGGACCCCAACACCGGAGAGGGGCTGTTCGAATCTGCTCGTATTCTGGGTTATCTCGATAGTCACTACGGGAACTGACCTGCGTGTAAGACTGTCAGTCATCGAGTAGCCGCGCGGGTGGGTCATCCCTTGTCCAGACACACCGTAAATACATCCATGTAGGCTCGGTCGGGCCATCCATGGCCCTCCACGGTCTGGACAAGGGATGACCCACCCGCGCTTTTGGGCCTTGTGCTATTCGCACTGAAATTTATGACAGTGGGGCAGCAGATATGGCGAATCGGTTTACCCGAAGACAGTTTCTGGTCAGTTCCGGGCTGGTAGGGCTTGCTCTGACGTCCCCTCACTTGTTCGCGAACCTAACCAGCAATCCCGCCTCATCTCCCATCACCCGAAAAATTCCCGGAACAGACGAGGTAATTCCATCCATCGGCATGGGTACCTGGATTGCCTTCAATGTTGGTGGCGACACACAGCTGGTTGAACAGCGCACCAGGGTTCTGAAAACCTTCTTCGATCAGGGTGGGACGGTTGTAGACGGCTCGCCGATGTACGGCAGCGCCTCGGATGTGGTGGGCGAGGCGCTGGATGCCCTGGATGCCCATGACCGGGTTTTTGCGGCCACCAAGATCTGGACCGGTGACGAGTCAGAGACCCGACAGGAGGCGGCGCGCTCCCGCAGACGCTGGGGTGTTGAGCGGTTTGATCTGTTGCAGGTGCATAATCTGCTGGGCTGGCAAGGGCATCTTGAGACGTTGAGACAGATGAAGGCGGACAGCGAAGTGAGGTATATCGGCATCACGACTTCCCACGGTCGCCGACACCGCGAATTTGAGCAGATCATGAAGCGGGAGCCTCTGGATTTTGTGCAGCTGACCTATAACGTCCTTGATCGTGAGGTTGAGGATCGGTTGCTGCCCCTGGCCGAGGAACGGGGAATCGGGGTGATTGTAAACCGGCCGTTCCAGGG is a window encoding:
- a CDS encoding acyl-CoA dehydrogenase family protein codes for the protein MDFSISEKGQDYLNRVKQFMKDEIFPVEEQYHKELASLDNRWVVLPIIRELKEKAKAQGLWNMFFPDEKYGCGLLNSDYALIAEETGRSFIAPEIFNCNAPDTGNMEVLIHYGSEEQKAEWLPRLLSGEIRSAFCMTEPAVASSDATNMEATAVVEGDEVVLNGRKWWSTGIGHPDCKVAIFMGLTDPDAHKHRRHSMVLVPLDAPGVKIERMLPVFGEYDEPYGHGEVLFDNVRLSRSAFIAGPGRGFEIAQGRLGPGRVHHCMRAIGAAERTLELLIRRATTREAFGRPIAKLGGNPDIIANARMAIEQARLLTLKCAWALDTKGIMGALQEVSMIKAVIPSMLQTIVDQAIQIHGGAGVSDDDFPLTQLFAYARVLRLADGPDEVHRAMVARLELRKYKS
- a CDS encoding SDR family oxidoreductase, with translation MTQRVFITGGASGLGRAIALRYAKEGARVCIGDINPEQGVGVEKEITAAGGEGYYVECDVRRLTDFEKVRDDLVKKWGGVDVVVNNAGVASAGSIEDTAMADWEWILNINVLGVVRGCKAFTPQFKKQGSGTFVNIASMAGLMLAPLMDSYNVSKAGVIALSETLSQELRDDGIHVSCVCPAFFQTNLASSMRSDLPGIQQNVNKLMKRSSITAGDVAEDVVRSVQDKSFWVLPHAKERRMWMLKRHAPKAFDWLMHQESKRWMSKMGGKAKA
- a CDS encoding phosphotransferase family protein; translation: MTQIDEAMDIREGEELDIAAVDRFMKQAIPDLAGEPDIRQYPGGASNLTYQVDYGDHSYVLRRPPFGKIAKSAHDMLREARVMQALKPVYPYVPNIIAICDDHDVLGCDFYVMERLKGIILRQDFPKDFELSEADTRKLCLNVIGKLVDLHCVDTRAAGLDKLGKGEGYVQRQIGGWSDRFRKARTEDVGDFEAVMGWLDDKMPADTAQVVIHNDFRFDNVVLNPDNPFEVIGVLDWEMATIGDPLMDLGNSLAYWIEADDEGPFQMLRRQPTHRPGMLTRKEVVDYYMEQSGFKADNFDFYEIYGLFRLAVIIQQIYYRFYHGQTRDKRFAAFGHAANYLEKRCQRLISESAL
- a CDS encoding histidine phosphatase family protein; this translates as MATIYLVRHGQASFGKENYDQLSPCGWEQGRVLGRWFAGKVEPAAVFGGDLERHRETVEAITTGYGTELPDMQVVPGFNEFDHITVVARYRPEWNDRAVMARDLKAFPKPARAFQEAFVQAVRRWVSGEFDHEYDESWPEFKARVLIAFEEMIEYADGGDVLVATSAGPVSVIAQHLLGLDDAKALGLNEVIANTSVTRVLYSGPRRSLAVFNNYSHLEADDPALVTFR
- a CDS encoding SDR family oxidoreductase, with translation MSSKNLFDLTGKVALITGASRGIGENIARTLADYGAHVIVSSRKIDGCEAVASSIREAGGSAEAHACHIGEMDQIESIWAHIEQTHGKLDILVNNAAANPYFGPVEDTDLGAFNKTVDVNIRGYFFMCARGARMMKKAGGGSIVNVASVNGVNPGHFQGIYSVTKAAVISMTKSFAMELGQQKIRVNALLPGLTDTKFASALTTNDAIKKQAMAHIPMKRVADPSEMAGTVLYLVSEASSYTTGACINADGGYLTI
- the dacB gene encoding D-alanyl-D-alanine carboxypeptidase/D-alanyl-D-alanine-endopeptidase, coding for MEIRGMQRSDSAGKTCLGFRRSALVSVAVCALIASPLTATAETDDTGFSGNRLWTSQLKDYAQESLHNENAMSMAAIPLNGPGINQYINADTLMSPGSIMKLVTTFAALEVLGPNHRWDTDFLTDGTMVGDTLKGNLYVRFGGDPKLTIERLWTTLRDLRSMGITRIEGDLVLDGSYFEVDGGFPGFEDNGDNPHAPFLVEPSAYLTNLNLMHLQVRADERGTQAWSTPSLSELVIDNRVVATAEGPCPSRHSFEWEPVFHDDQRVTVRVTGELPQGCRTTTYMSLLPHEQYTASLIRSLLTDMGVVISGGNLNGVTPEGARLVLKTTSPDLVSMVRDINKWSSNVMARQLLLTIGAQNRLEDENDDRVAGIRVIYEWLEGKGINTAGMVIDNGAGLSRHGRITARQGAQILQHAWNSAYSADLMASMPIIAMDGTMARRLRNTGMDGEGRIKTGYLENVRSIAGFTRDANNTTWAVVGMVNNDPAWNGQAVLDRILYSLHFRPPTGTAISHASSGASETSIQ
- a CDS encoding glutathione S-transferase N-terminal domain-containing protein is translated as MSNMLFRNIHVLGSVTTSSLTAWRGCLVVKKVPQPEKPIVLYDMEGCPYCRRVREALTALNLDVEIRPCPKGGSVFRAQAEALGGSQQFPLLADQNTGAVMYESEEIIEYLFRQYTGRPVPKYYRDRVWQPVLGSVASVASAMRGLRVSPGKRPEQPLHLWSFEGSPFSRLVRERLCELEIPYTLHNLAKEHWTEIGPAKQRIKPGPYTPIPGGKRDAFFQVHKRVQVPYLEDPNTGEGLFESARILGYLDSHYGN
- a CDS encoding aldo/keto reductase; translation: MANRFTRRQFLVSSGLVGLALTSPHLFANLTSNPASSPITRKIPGTDEVIPSIGMGTWIAFNVGGDTQLVEQRTRVLKTFFDQGGTVVDGSPMYGSASDVVGEALDALDAHDRVFAATKIWTGDESETRQEAARSRRRWGVERFDLLQVHNLLGWQGHLETLRQMKADSEVRYIGITTSHGRRHREFEQIMKREPLDFVQLTYNVLDREVEDRLLPLAEERGIGVIVNRPFQGGSLFRRFQSEPLPGWAGEAGVSNWAEFFLKYIISHPAVTCAIPATSKVEHMKENMGALYGALPNPEQRRRMADYVRSL